Proteins from one Rhinopithecus roxellana isolate Shanxi Qingling chromosome 20, ASM756505v1, whole genome shotgun sequence genomic window:
- the ZFP1 gene encoding zinc finger protein 1 homolog isoform X3, translated as MERDHRNPDEQARQFLILKNQTPIEERGDLFGKALNLNTDFVSLRQVPYKYDLYEKTLKYNSDLLNSNRSYAGKQTDECNEFGKALLYLKQEKTHAGVEYSEYNKNGKALNHKAAIFKHQKIKNLVQPFICTYCDKAFSFKSLLISHKRIHTGEKPYECNVCKKTFSHKANLIKHQRIHTGEKPFECPECGKAFTHQSNLIVHQRAHMEKKPYECSECGKTFAQKFELTTHQRIHTGERPYECNECAKTFFKKSNLIIHQKIHTGEKRYECSECGKSFIQNSQLIIHMRTHTGEKPYECTECGKTFSQRSTLRLHLRIHTGEKPYECSECGKAFSRKSRLSVHQRVHVGDKP; from the coding sequence ATGGAGAGAGACCACAGAAACCCAGATGAGCAGGCAAGGCAATTTTTAATTCTTAAGAACCAAACCCCAATTGAGGAAAGAGGTGATCTCTTTGGAAAAGCACTTAATCTGAACACAGACTTCGTTTCTTTAAGACAAGTACCCTATAAATATGACTTATATgaaaaaactttgaaatataattcagacTTGCTTAATAGTAATAGAAGCTATGCAGGAAAGCAGACTGATGAGTGTAATGAATTTGGAAAAGCACTTCTCTACCTGAAGCAAGAGAAAACCCACGCTGGAGTAGAATATTctgaatacaataaaaatggaaaagcccTCAACCATAAAGCAGCCATTtttaaacatcagaaaataaaaaacttggtTCAACCTTTCATTTGTACTTACTGTGACAAGGCTTTCTCCTTTAAGTCACTCCTCATTAGTCATAAGAGAAtacatactggagaaaaaccataTGAATGTAATGTATGTAAGAAAACCTTCTCCCATAAGGCCAACCTCATcaaacatcagagaattcacactgggGAGAAACCCTTTGAGTGTCCGGAATGTGGAAAAGCTTTCACCCACCAGTCAAACCTCATTGTACACCAGAGAGCACACATGGAGAAGAAGCCCTATGAATGCAGTGAATGTGGAAAGACGTTTGCCCAAAAGTTTGAACTCACCACACACCAGAGAATTCATACAGGAGAGCGACCCTATGAGTgtaatgaatgtgcaaaaacctTCTTCAAGAAGTCAAACCTTATCATACATCAGAAGATTCACACGGGGGAGAAACGGTATGAGTGCAGTGAATGTGGAAAATCCTTCATCCAGAACTCACAACTCATTATCCACATGAGaactcatacaggagagaaaccctacgaATGTACTGAATGCGGCAAAACTTTCAGCCAGAGGTCAACTCTTAGATTACACTTGCGAatccacacaggagagaaaccataTGAGTGTTctgaatgtgggaaggcctttagCAGGAAGTCCCGACTCAGTGTCCATCAGAGAGTTCATGTCGGGGATAAACCCTGA
- the ZFP1 gene encoding zinc finger protein 1 homolog isoform X2, whose translation MDVMLENYSNLLSVEVWKADDQMERDHRNPDEQARQFLILKNQTPIEERGDLFGKALNLNTDFVSLRQVPYKYDLYEKTLKYNSDLLNSNRSYAGKQTDECNEFGKALLYLKQEKTHAGVEYSEYNKNGKALNHKAAIFKHQKIKNLVQPFICTYCDKAFSFKSLLISHKRIHTGEKPYECNVCKKTFSHKANLIKHQRIHTGEKPFECPECGKAFTHQSNLIVHQRAHMEKKPYECSECGKTFAQKFELTTHQRIHTGERPYECNECAKTFFKKSNLIIHQKIHTGEKRYECSECGKSFIQNSQLIIHMRTHTGEKPYECTECGKTFSQRSTLRLHLRIHTGEKPYECSECGKAFSRKSRLSVHQRVHVGDKP comes from the coding sequence AAGTGTGGAAGGCTGATGACCAGATGGAGAGAGACCACAGAAACCCAGATGAGCAGGCAAGGCAATTTTTAATTCTTAAGAACCAAACCCCAATTGAGGAAAGAGGTGATCTCTTTGGAAAAGCACTTAATCTGAACACAGACTTCGTTTCTTTAAGACAAGTACCCTATAAATATGACTTATATgaaaaaactttgaaatataattcagacTTGCTTAATAGTAATAGAAGCTATGCAGGAAAGCAGACTGATGAGTGTAATGAATTTGGAAAAGCACTTCTCTACCTGAAGCAAGAGAAAACCCACGCTGGAGTAGAATATTctgaatacaataaaaatggaaaagcccTCAACCATAAAGCAGCCATTtttaaacatcagaaaataaaaaacttggtTCAACCTTTCATTTGTACTTACTGTGACAAGGCTTTCTCCTTTAAGTCACTCCTCATTAGTCATAAGAGAAtacatactggagaaaaaccataTGAATGTAATGTATGTAAGAAAACCTTCTCCCATAAGGCCAACCTCATcaaacatcagagaattcacactgggGAGAAACCCTTTGAGTGTCCGGAATGTGGAAAAGCTTTCACCCACCAGTCAAACCTCATTGTACACCAGAGAGCACACATGGAGAAGAAGCCCTATGAATGCAGTGAATGTGGAAAGACGTTTGCCCAAAAGTTTGAACTCACCACACACCAGAGAATTCATACAGGAGAGCGACCCTATGAGTgtaatgaatgtgcaaaaacctTCTTCAAGAAGTCAAACCTTATCATACATCAGAAGATTCACACGGGGGAGAAACGGTATGAGTGCAGTGAATGTGGAAAATCCTTCATCCAGAACTCACAACTCATTATCCACATGAGaactcatacaggagagaaaccctacgaATGTACTGAATGCGGCAAAACTTTCAGCCAGAGGTCAACTCTTAGATTACACTTGCGAatccacacaggagagaaaccataTGAGTGTTctgaatgtgggaaggcctttagCAGGAAGTCCCGACTCAGTGTCCATCAGAGAGTTCATGTCGGGGATAAACCCTGA